From a single Vibrio toranzoniae genomic region:
- a CDS encoding type IV pilus modification PilV family protein, producing the protein MIRSRGFTLIESIVVIIVLGVAMVTITSFLVPQVASSADPQYQNRSVALGQSLMNQILARGFDEHSDFDGGLIRCGDAGATATACSVPDKLGVDGAEATPAAFTDVDDYIGCWYTDTTESACVSSPKYPLANILDENIKDSYANFRVEVSVFYDQNMDGIDDESIGTMKRVELQIFGGNNRYSLVAYKGNY; encoded by the coding sequence ATGATTCGCTCACGTGGTTTTACTCTGATTGAAAGTATTGTGGTGATTATCGTGTTAGGCGTTGCGATGGTTACTATTACCAGCTTTTTAGTGCCTCAAGTGGCCAGTTCGGCCGACCCACAATATCAAAACCGCTCAGTGGCTTTAGGTCAGAGTTTGATGAACCAAATTTTGGCTCGTGGTTTTGACGAGCATAGTGATTTTGATGGTGGTTTGATTCGTTGTGGCGATGCGGGTGCGACCGCGACCGCTTGTTCAGTTCCAGATAAACTCGGAGTTGATGGAGCAGAGGCAACGCCTGCAGCTTTTACTGATGTCGATGACTATATCGGTTGTTGGTACACAGATACCACCGAGTCTGCGTGTGTTTCATCACCTAAGTATCCTCTCGCTAATATCCTAGATGAAAATATCAAAGACAGTTATGCCAATTTTCGTGTTGAGGTTTCGGTGTTTTATGATCAAAACATGGATGGAATTGATGATGAATCTATTGGCACAATGAAACGCGTTGAGTTACAGATCTTTGGTGGTAACAACCGTTATAGCTTGGTTGCTTACAAGGGGAATTACTAA
- a CDS encoding DUF6701 domain-containing protein produces MSAIKPYNFSVLAFLLSSLSFTSMAKDYYDLNYWWHFDYLCSGNISISWGNPKLYSCNGVFEANNAYINANNGSTLWASGGFKFVDSELTNNSNKVFLEGGANGSSYFENSDLRADIVVKNKVTTKNSIIRGSVSNVSNHEIVLESDSWIAENVDGGTKITISDSQVNGRVTNRTNNEIEIKDESVVWGRVDAGSKITIDDSTVNSDVSNRTLNEIEVKNDSTVQGDVDGGAKVTIDDSEVAGDVSNRSNNEIIITDESRIGGSVVAIGQLSISESEIIGNIDSTNHNINLDDDTVIRGNATAANNNWATIYFKDNDSVVHGTCLYRTDPVDACSGTPPVNQNPQFEFGTLTDNNCTISSPGPENKQVVTCTLNFNNTYDIAKPKPLVFVMPTIDASISVRSNGTTELPSTASVINTTWQSATIVQEIAPSAKKKTNNISYLDAPMSGQGDPLKSSNYIDYFVIEEGVISLNNGESQIVAGLVDTNTAASQIPGERNNADIIRYEDYGLDSFNSKPGVLVQPQTKNNTSAWFTGMARGVGVESFSLALEKSEVIKKNSISSKENVAFVAGEGSGFIQGARFFLGNAETRVTTTLSERVISPIEIGCKEFTSIADAGFDAPPILVANKNSRDGNNGGWIRRCDITKDKVYFIVEEDMDKDSERSHVAEDVGFFMFDRPNDIGICEGFNNKSPVQTWKGSNGSLEINGSPKIVGALRDRGNRYVGFLNSNTNDRTGSACEGQECYGLDDLLIDKEALEDVPDNLGNSLDIPYTHNVTSLPITVGGVKIYEYDSISIGTGAVVEIESGKYKIGSLNINGTGKLRVKSGDTVTIFTKNFSINNDGYAGIPIVRWNGDKPVLAGDTHFRVNVLQNGGQLVSLNGSGTLVGLLYSERNVDMSGAAKVYGAVSAKSVNMSSSALIHAETSCIVPVDDYEIDISPATDLALMCGDDSPQFTINTSNNGVAESLGVTVGITPDADEFDVSLLKGSEAYPNYFSNSDGELTLKVVAKETANIDFDSDYTLTATLVDDSGKEVESQFKFVPFKFSLVDGNTPTNRLDVIAGQATPTVTKVLACDLGDSIVVAENYVGEAEKEVTIAHELDSSWNGSDGVLTYLPEFESGSATTDLTVSESGLFNVTLKDSSFDCTGFAGCPEDGNYDVEGSFSVYSRPWKFAICTDNNSDGDSIGGAAFVAAGEAFDVYARPIKHTNSSDVCTDDNLLTNNYFKSTASVQVTTTLETPSTADYPDAELGDLTPEIQLTKQISPNDQTNKGYKFESLKYSEVGSFNFIATEAGSFYGSILGGFSGSKSIGRFYPEHLTLISNSWNYSSDHDSFAYMAQGISFNFIVEARNRDNEPVTNYGLFASSLKASLKHVAINEEDGAVLNTRVWLSGGNDADSTSWGEDDWSSARLTIENFDYEFLRLASEDGPYDDTNSQFGLWVSDKVDGVDLQFLDLENTNGGYTNGTKFSFQPDFRYGRMSLKDVGGNQGRNIQVPLEVQYWSGSKFEINSDDSGSQFNGSDYCVTKIWDESDATDAKLTSDTDDNESDDTVSVLNGISSDLIAKQDTSRREQVRLFLRQGSSPSGATCFGSEGTQPWLQYNWRQLGDEDPSTVVTFGIYRGNDRVIYRGESGLTGQ; encoded by the coding sequence ATGAGTGCGATTAAACCTTATAATTTTTCAGTCTTAGCATTCTTGCTCTCTAGTCTGTCCTTTACCTCTATGGCAAAAGATTATTATGATCTCAATTACTGGTGGCACTTTGATTATTTATGCTCAGGAAATATAAGCATAAGTTGGGGGAACCCGAAACTTTATTCTTGTAATGGCGTATTTGAGGCGAACAATGCTTATATAAACGCTAATAATGGTTCAACTCTTTGGGCTAGTGGCGGTTTTAAGTTCGTCGATAGCGAGCTTACGAATAATAGCAATAAAGTTTTCTTAGAAGGTGGTGCCAACGGTTCTAGTTATTTTGAAAACTCAGACCTGCGTGCTGATATCGTTGTAAAAAATAAGGTGACAACTAAAAATTCGATAATTAGAGGTTCAGTATCCAACGTTAGTAATCATGAGATTGTTTTAGAGTCGGATTCATGGATTGCAGAAAACGTTGATGGTGGTACTAAAATTACTATCTCTGATTCTCAAGTTAATGGCAGGGTTACTAATAGAACAAATAATGAGATAGAAATAAAAGATGAGTCTGTTGTTTGGGGGCGTGTCGATGCGGGCTCAAAAATTACTATTGATGATTCCACCGTTAATAGTGATGTATCGAATCGAACTTTAAATGAAATAGAAGTAAAAAATGACTCTACAGTTCAAGGAGATGTCGACGGAGGAGCAAAAGTTACTATTGATGATTCTGAAGTGGCGGGTGACGTCTCAAATAGGAGTAATAACGAGATAATAATTACTGATGAATCTCGCATCGGTGGGAGCGTTGTTGCAATTGGACAGTTAAGTATTTCCGAGTCAGAGATCATTGGTAATATTGATAGTACAAATCATAATATTAACTTAGATGATGACACTGTTATTCGCGGAAATGCGACTGCCGCTAATAATAATTGGGCAACGATATACTTTAAAGATAATGACAGTGTAGTTCATGGCACTTGCCTGTATAGAACAGATCCAGTTGATGCATGTTCAGGAACTCCCCCTGTTAATCAAAACCCTCAATTCGAGTTTGGTACTCTTACGGATAACAATTGTACGATTTCATCTCCAGGGCCTGAGAACAAGCAAGTCGTGACTTGTACGCTGAATTTTAATAACACCTATGACATAGCGAAACCTAAGCCGCTCGTGTTTGTTATGCCAACCATTGATGCAAGCATATCCGTTAGGAGTAATGGGACAACAGAGCTTCCCTCTACAGCGTCTGTAATCAATACAACTTGGCAATCTGCGACAATAGTTCAAGAAATAGCCCCAAGCGCTAAGAAAAAGACAAATAATATTTCCTATTTAGATGCACCTATGAGTGGTCAAGGGGACCCTTTAAAAAGTAGTAACTATATTGACTATTTTGTTATCGAAGAAGGCGTTATCTCTTTAAATAATGGTGAAAGTCAAATTGTTGCAGGTCTTGTAGATACAAACACCGCCGCGTCTCAAATTCCTGGAGAAAGAAACAATGCAGATATTATTCGCTATGAGGATTATGGTTTAGACTCTTTTAATTCTAAGCCAGGAGTTTTGGTTCAACCTCAAACAAAAAATAACACATCAGCGTGGTTTACCGGAATGGCTCGCGGTGTGGGAGTTGAAAGCTTTTCCTTGGCATTAGAGAAATCTGAAGTCATCAAAAAGAACTCTATATCATCTAAAGAGAATGTAGCTTTTGTGGCTGGTGAAGGTTCAGGGTTTATTCAAGGTGCCCGTTTTTTCCTTGGCAATGCTGAAACAAGAGTTACGACTACATTGAGTGAAAGAGTCATTTCTCCAATAGAAATCGGTTGCAAAGAGTTTACTTCGATAGCTGATGCAGGGTTTGATGCTCCTCCGATCTTAGTTGCTAATAAGAACTCTCGTGACGGTAATAATGGTGGCTGGATTCGCCGTTGTGATATCACGAAAGATAAAGTTTACTTTATTGTTGAAGAGGATATGGATAAGGACAGTGAAAGGTCTCACGTTGCTGAAGATGTAGGCTTTTTTATGTTTGATCGGCCTAATGACATCGGTATTTGTGAGGGCTTCAATAATAAAAGTCCAGTACAAACATGGAAAGGTTCGAATGGGAGTTTGGAAATCAATGGCTCTCCCAAAATAGTAGGGGCGCTCAGGGATCGCGGGAATCGTTACGTAGGCTTTTTAAATTCGAATACCAATGACAGAACTGGTTCCGCTTGTGAAGGCCAGGAATGTTACGGCTTGGATGACTTACTTATCGATAAAGAAGCATTAGAAGATGTTCCAGACAACTTAGGTAACTCATTAGATATCCCTTACACCCACAATGTCACTTCCTTACCTATCACTGTTGGTGGTGTGAAGATTTACGAATATGACAGCATCTCAATTGGTACTGGTGCAGTGGTTGAAATAGAGTCTGGTAAATATAAAATTGGCTCACTTAATATCAATGGTACAGGTAAATTACGCGTAAAGAGTGGTGATACGGTTACGATCTTTACTAAAAACTTTTCTATTAACAATGATGGTTATGCTGGAATTCCAATTGTTCGTTGGAATGGTGATAAACCCGTGCTTGCGGGTGACACACATTTTAGGGTGAACGTATTACAAAATGGTGGCCAACTTGTCAGCCTAAATGGAAGTGGCACGCTGGTCGGTTTACTTTACAGTGAAAGAAATGTTGATATGAGCGGAGCAGCTAAAGTGTATGGTGCGGTATCTGCTAAATCAGTGAATATGTCATCAAGCGCTTTAATTCATGCTGAGACCAGCTGTATTGTGCCTGTTGATGACTATGAAATTGATATTTCCCCCGCAACCGATTTAGCTTTAATGTGTGGCGATGACTCCCCTCAATTTACTATTAATACCTCTAATAATGGTGTGGCGGAAAGTCTAGGCGTTACCGTAGGTATTACGCCAGACGCTGATGAATTCGACGTTTCTTTGCTAAAAGGTTCAGAAGCTTACCCGAATTATTTTTCTAATAGCGATGGTGAATTAACTTTAAAAGTTGTCGCTAAAGAGACTGCCAATATTGATTTTGACTCTGATTACACACTCACTGCAACATTAGTGGATGACTCTGGCAAAGAGGTTGAAAGTCAGTTTAAGTTCGTGCCGTTTAAATTCTCTTTAGTGGATGGCAATACTCCAACCAATCGTCTTGACGTTATTGCTGGGCAGGCCACACCTACGGTCACTAAAGTTTTAGCCTGTGACCTAGGTGATTCTATTGTGGTTGCCGAAAACTATGTAGGTGAAGCCGAGAAGGAAGTTACCATTGCTCATGAGCTGGATAGTTCGTGGAATGGCTCTGATGGGGTGTTAACTTACTTGCCTGAATTTGAAAGTGGTAGTGCTACAACTGACTTAACTGTTTCTGAATCAGGTCTTTTCAACGTCACTTTAAAAGACAGTAGTTTTGATTGTACTGGTTTCGCTGGCTGCCCCGAGGATGGGAATTACGATGTTGAAGGGAGTTTCTCTGTGTATTCTCGCCCGTGGAAATTTGCGATTTGTACTGATAATAACTCTGATGGTGATAGCATTGGTGGGGCTGCATTTGTTGCCGCTGGTGAGGCGTTTGATGTGTATGCTCGTCCAATCAAGCACACCAACTCATCTGATGTTTGTACTGATGATAATTTATTGACTAATAATTATTTTAAGTCGACAGCAAGCGTGCAAGTGACAACGACTTTAGAGACACCTTCAACGGCGGATTACCCAGACGCTGAGTTAGGGGATTTAACCCCTGAGATTCAACTAACTAAGCAAATTTCCCCGAATGATCAGACTAATAAAGGCTATAAATTCGAGAGTTTAAAATACTCAGAAGTGGGTAGCTTTAACTTTATTGCGACAGAGGCCGGTAGTTTTTATGGTTCAATTTTAGGTGGCTTTTCTGGTAGTAAATCGATAGGGCGCTTTTACCCTGAACATTTGACACTTATTAGCAACAGCTGGAACTATTCTAGCGACCACGATAGCTTTGCTTATATGGCACAGGGTATTTCTTTCAATTTTATCGTTGAAGCCCGCAATCGAGATAACGAACCAGTGACTAACTATGGTCTATTTGCGAGTTCGTTAAAGGCATCGCTTAAGCACGTAGCGATAAACGAAGAAGATGGTGCAGTTTTAAATACAAGGGTTTGGTTATCAGGAGGAAATGATGCGGACAGTACTAGTTGGGGAGAAGATGATTGGTCTTCGGCTCGTTTAACAATTGAAAATTTTGATTATGAATTCTTAAGGTTAGCTAGTGAAGATGGCCCGTACGATGACACTAATAGTCAATTTGGATTGTGGGTCAGTGATAAAGTTGATGGTGTAGATTTACAATTTCTAGATTTAGAAAATACTAATGGAGGCTATACCAATGGGACGAAGTTTAGTTTTCAACCGGATTTTAGATATGGACGAATGTCTCTAAAAGATGTGGGAGGCAATCAAGGTCGTAATATCCAAGTTCCATTAGAAGTTCAGTATTGGTCCGGAAGTAAATTTGAAATTAATTCTGATGATAGTGGAAGCCAGTTTAACGGTAGTGATTACTGTGTGACTAAAATTTGGGATGAGTCTGATGCTACAGATGCCAAACTAACTAGCGATACAGATGATAATGAAAGTGACGATACAGTATCAGTATTGAATGGGATATCAAGTGACCTTATTGCTAAACAAGATACCAGTCGTCGTGAGCAAGTTAGGCTATTTTTAAGGCAGGGTAGTTCACCAAGTGGAGCTACTTGTTTTGGAAGTGAAGGGACTCAACCTTGGCTCCAGTACAACTGGCGCCAGCTAGGTGATGAAGATCCCTCCACCGTCGTCACATTTGGTATCTACCGCGGTAACGATCGTGTGATCTACCGAGGTGAAAGTGGTTTAACAGGTCAGTAA
- the mreD gene encoding rod shape-determining protein MreD — MANSVLRSKIVIGCSFLIALILQTIPWPGSLDLFRPSWLLLVTCYWVLAMPHRVNVGSALILGLLWDLLIGSTLGIRGMMMAIVMYIIALNFLVIRNMALWQQAMIIAALTVLFEVLIFFGEYLIQDVVFNPLSLWSALINCILWPWMFLLMRRVRRHWHVR; from the coding sequence ATGGCCAATAGTGTTTTAAGAAGTAAAATAGTAATTGGCTGCTCATTTTTGATAGCACTTATTCTGCAAACTATCCCTTGGCCTGGTAGCTTAGATCTTTTTAGGCCATCTTGGTTACTACTGGTGACCTGTTACTGGGTTTTGGCTATGCCTCATCGTGTTAACGTGGGTAGCGCTTTGATTCTTGGATTATTGTGGGACCTCTTGATCGGTTCTACGCTAGGGATTAGAGGAATGATGATGGCAATTGTGATGTACATAATTGCGCTTAACTTCCTTGTCATTCGTAATATGGCATTGTGGCAGCAAGCCATGATCATTGCAGCGTTAACGGTGTTATTTGAAGTATTGATATTCTTTGGTGAATATTTGATTCAAGATGTCGTATTCAATCCATTGTCGTTATGGAGTGCATTGATAAACTGTATACTTTGGCCTTGGATGTTTTTATTAATGAGACGAGTACGTCGCCATTGGCATGTAAGGTAG
- a CDS encoding prepilin-type N-terminal cleavage/methylation domain-containing protein — protein sequence MDSSPTSKGFTLVELIIVIIILGIVSTFAASRFIGTSSFSAFTAQEQIISVIRQVQVNRIQTNIPNLYRYCNDASRPKLQKLCLRSRITINARCIGSSSGCSVSDSNVRSDVVVADQVSFSTTPSVSHITFDLLGNPLDTASRGVSILITAGQSQANVCINSQGYVREGACL from the coding sequence ATGGATAGCAGTCCCACATCCAAAGGCTTTACTCTGGTAGAGCTGATCATTGTTATCATTATCCTCGGTATTGTTTCCACTTTTGCCGCGAGCCGCTTCATTGGTACTTCTAGCTTTTCAGCTTTTACAGCACAAGAGCAAATTATCTCGGTGATTCGTCAGGTTCAAGTGAATCGAATTCAGACAAACATTCCCAACTTATACCGTTACTGTAATGACGCGAGCCGCCCTAAGCTTCAAAAACTTTGCCTGCGGAGCCGCATAACGATCAATGCTCGTTGTATTGGTAGCTCAAGCGGTTGCAGTGTCAGTGACTCTAATGTTCGAAGTGATGTAGTTGTAGCTGATCAAGTCTCGTTCAGTACTACACCTTCAGTGTCACACATTACGTTTGATCTGCTCGGTAACCCACTTGATACCGCAAGTCGTGGCGTGAGCATTTTGATTACTGCAGGGCAAAGCCAAGCCAATGTTTGTATTAACTCTCAAGGTTATGTACGTGAAGGGGCGTGCTTATGA
- a CDS encoding rod shape-determining protein: protein MFKKLRGMFSNDLSIDLGTANTLIYVKGQGIVLDEPSVVAIRQDRTGSAKSVAAVGHAAKQMLGRTPGNISAIRPMKDGVIADFYVTEKMLQHFIKQVHDNSVLKPSPRVLVCVPCGSTQVERRAIRESALGAGAREVYLIDEPMAAAIGAGLRVSEPTGSMVVDIGGGTTEVAVISLNGVVYSSSVRIGGDRFDEAIINYVRRNYGSLIGEATAEKIKHEIGSAYPGDEVEEIEVRGRNLAEGVPRSFSLNSNEILEALQEPLSGIVSAVMVALEQCPPELASDISENGMVLTGGGALLKDLDRLLTEETGIPVVVAEEPLTCVALGGGKALEMIDMHGGDLFSEE from the coding sequence ATGTTTAAAAAACTTCGTGGCATGTTTTCAAACGACCTATCGATTGATTTAGGTACCGCCAATACCCTTATATATGTAAAAGGCCAAGGCATTGTTCTTGATGAGCCTTCAGTTGTCGCTATTCGTCAAGATCGCACGGGATCGGCAAAAAGTGTTGCTGCTGTTGGTCATGCAGCTAAGCAAATGCTTGGTCGTACGCCTGGTAACATCTCAGCGATCCGTCCAATGAAAGACGGTGTGATTGCCGACTTTTACGTAACGGAAAAAATGCTTCAACACTTCATCAAACAAGTGCACGACAACAGTGTTCTTAAACCAAGCCCTCGTGTTTTGGTTTGTGTTCCTTGTGGTTCAACGCAAGTTGAGCGCCGTGCTATCCGTGAATCGGCGCTAGGTGCTGGTGCTCGTGAGGTTTACCTTATCGATGAGCCTATGGCTGCTGCGATTGGTGCTGGTCTACGCGTATCTGAACCAACGGGTTCTATGGTGGTTGATATCGGTGGTGGTACCACTGAAGTTGCCGTTATCTCACTCAATGGCGTGGTTTACTCATCTTCTGTTCGTATCGGTGGTGACCGTTTTGATGAAGCGATCATCAACTATGTTCGTCGTAACTACGGCAGCTTGATCGGTGAAGCGACAGCAGAGAAAATCAAACACGAAATCGGTTCAGCTTACCCTGGCGATGAAGTGGAAGAGATCGAAGTTCGTGGTCGTAACCTTGCTGAAGGTGTGCCTCGTAGCTTTAGCCTGAACTCAAACGAAATTCTTGAAGCTCTTCAAGAGCCTCTATCTGGCATTGTTTCTGCAGTAATGGTTGCACTTGAACAGTGTCCACCTGAACTGGCTTCTGATATCTCAGAAAACGGTATGGTATTGACTGGTGGTGGTGCACTACTAAAAGATCTAGACCGTTTGTTAACTGAAGAAACCGGCATCCCTGTTGTTGTTGCAGAAGAGCCATTAACGTGTGTTGCTCTAGGTGGCGGTAAAGCCTTAGAGATGATCGACATGCACGGTGGTGACCTGTTCAGCGAAGAATAA
- a CDS encoding prepilin-type N-terminal cleavage/methylation domain-containing protein, producing the protein MKQRGFTLIEMIVTIVVVGVIGLAIAGFVEYGMKGYVETIDRQKVQVKGQFVVEKMSREISHAVPNSFDSDYTPASAYDQKCLTFYAIKYSGFYHLDETQGDLNFIIGQDSPVLNADDFLIINPTNYSEFGVDSAKRISVSGLVSTANVFTAPSVNLSSQSIAQRHYIYDGSDAVSYCLVNDTVQNQGLIQRNGITVADSINYAKSNFHYEEPSLQRGGVIHIDLVLEQNSEVSVYQQDVQVLNAP; encoded by the coding sequence ATGAAGCAACGTGGTTTTACCCTAATTGAAATGATTGTGACGATCGTGGTTGTTGGTGTGATTGGGTTGGCTATCGCTGGTTTTGTTGAATACGGCATGAAAGGGTATGTTGAGACTATTGACCGGCAGAAGGTACAAGTTAAAGGACAGTTTGTTGTCGAAAAGATGTCGCGAGAAATCAGCCATGCGGTCCCCAATAGTTTTGATTCGGACTATACTCCTGCATCGGCTTATGACCAAAAATGTCTTACTTTTTACGCCATAAAGTATTCGGGCTTCTATCACCTTGACGAAACACAAGGTGATCTTAATTTCATTATTGGACAAGACTCTCCAGTACTCAACGCAGACGATTTCCTAATTATTAACCCAACCAATTACTCCGAGTTTGGAGTGGATTCCGCTAAACGGATTTCAGTTTCGGGCTTGGTTTCAACAGCCAATGTATTTACCGCGCCTTCCGTTAACTTAAGTAGCCAGTCTATTGCTCAACGACATTATATTTATGATGGTAGTGATGCGGTGAGTTACTGTTTAGTGAATGATACTGTTCAGAATCAAGGCCTAATTCAACGTAATGGAATTACCGTTGCAGACAGTATCAATTATGCTAAAAGTAACTTCCACTACGAAGAACCAAGTTTGCAGCGTGGTGGTGTGATTCACATCGACCTCGTGCTTGAGCAAAACAGTGAAGTAAGCGTTTACCAACAAGATGTGCAGGTACTCAATGCGCCATAA
- the mreC gene encoding rod shape-determining protein MreC, which yields MKPIFGRGPSLQLRLFFAVTLSASLMLADSRLDAFSNVRYLLNSVVAPIQYAANLPRTMFDGVYDRFSTRKVLVESNHNIKREVLRLKSELILLDQYQEENKRLRKLLGSPFIRDEKKVVTEVMAVDTSPYRHQVVIDKGQIDGVYEGQPVINEKGIVGQVTFVAAHNSRVLLLIDANNAIPVQVIRNDIRVIASGNGMMDEIQLEHIPTSTDIQQEDLLVTSGLGGVYPEGYPVAHVSSVDYDPKREFAVIKAEPVVEFDKLRYLLLVWPDENKQMKAEQSSIEQVLLEGEDGQ from the coding sequence ATGAAGCCAATTTTTGGTAGAGGTCCCTCTCTACAATTGCGCCTGTTTTTTGCTGTAACTTTATCAGCCAGCCTTATGCTGGCTGATAGTCGTTTAGATGCTTTCTCAAATGTTCGCTATCTATTAAACAGCGTGGTTGCCCCTATTCAGTATGCAGCCAACTTGCCTCGCACTATGTTCGATGGTGTATACGACCGTTTTAGTACTCGTAAAGTGCTAGTCGAATCTAACCATAATATTAAACGAGAAGTCTTACGATTGAAGAGTGAGCTGATTCTGCTTGACCAATATCAAGAAGAAAATAAGCGCCTTCGTAAACTGTTAGGATCGCCGTTTATCCGTGATGAGAAGAAAGTTGTCACAGAAGTTATGGCAGTCGACACTTCACCATACCGTCATCAAGTCGTGATCGACAAAGGTCAGATTGATGGGGTGTATGAAGGGCAGCCGGTGATTAACGAGAAAGGCATTGTTGGCCAAGTGACGTTTGTTGCTGCTCACAATAGCCGTGTGCTACTGCTTATTGATGCAAATAACGCAATTCCTGTGCAAGTTATTCGAAACGATATTCGAGTGATCGCTTCGGGTAATGGCATGATGGATGAGATCCAGTTAGAGCACATTCCAACTAGCACCGATATCCAACAAGAAGATTTATTAGTGACGTCCGGTTTGGGTGGGGTTTACCCTGAAGGGTATCCAGTGGCGCATGTTTCTTCGGTCGACTACGACCCGAAACGCGAGTTTGCCGTTATTAAAGCGGAGCCTGTGGTGGAGTTTGATAAGCTCAGATACTTGCTTCTTGTATGGCCTGATGAAAACAAACAGATGAAAGCAGAGCAATCCAGCATTGAACAAGTATTGTTAGAGGGTGAAGATGGCCAATAG